The Treponema succinifaciens DSM 2489 region TTGAAGCTGTTCAGGCTAAAAGGCAGGAGATTCTTGACAATACAGAGCAGCAGATTGTGAATCTTGTAATTTTGATATCGCGCAAAGTTGTAAAAATTATGAGTGAAAATCAAAAAAGCGTTATAATGTCGAATGTGCTTCAAGCTTTGAAAAAAGTAAAAGGCTCTGGAGATGTAACATTGCGGGTAAATCTTGCGGATGTAAAGCTTACAACCGAGCATATAAAGGACTTTATCCATCAGGTCGAAAATATCAAGAATATTTCTGTTGTTGAAGACAGTTCCGTTGAAAAAGGCGGCTGCATTGTTGAAACGGACTTCGGTGCAATTGATGCACGCATTTCAAGCCAGCTTAATGAGCTTGAAACTCAGATTTTGAATATTTCGCCAATAAAAACTGTGGGCAAGTCAGAAGTTATAAATCCCGACAGTTGATTTATTCGTTTGTTTTCTTTACCAGTGCCTGACCTGCTCCGGCAATCTATTTTTGTGCTTGTAGAAGAGAAGAATGACAGTTTGCTGAAAAATCTGCAATGTATTCCTTGTGCTTGCTGTGGGATAGTTTAAAATGGAAAATTTTTTTGATAAATACATTCATAGCATAGAACGGATTGAACCCATAAAATATACCGGCTCTGTCATAGGAGTAAAAGGTCTTATGATAGAAAGCAAAGGTCCTCGTTCTGTAATTGGCGAAATCTGCACAATACATATTCCAAGCATTCAAAGTTCCGTTCTTGCGGAAGTTGTTGGTCTTGAAGATTCTTCTGTACGTCTTATGGCTTACGGAGAGACAAAGGGAATTGAAGTTGGCTGTGAAGTTGTTGCTTCAGGGCACGTTTTGGAAGTACCTGTTGGATTATCGCTTTTGGGACGCGTAATAGACGCAACTGGAAAGCCTTATGACGGAAAAGGCGAGATTTTCCCTGAGGCATATTACCCGGCTCTTGCATCTCCTCCGAATCCAATGGAACGCAAGCCGATTGACAAGCGCATTGTTACTGGAGTTCGCGCTATTGATGGAATTCTCACAGTTGGAAAAGGCCAGCGTCTTGGAATTTTTGCAGGCTCAGGAGTTGGAAAATCAACGCTTCTTTCAATGATTGCGCGGAATACAAATGCTGATATAAACGTAATTGGTCTTATCGGAGAACGTGGACGCGAAGTCATGGACTTTATAAAGCGCGACTTGGGAGAAGAAGGACTTAAACGTTCTGTTCTTGTTGTTGCAACTAGCGATCAGCCTTCCATTTCAAGATTGAGAGCCGCTTATGTTACAACTGCCATAGCTGAATATTTCCGCGACCAAGGGAAGGACGTTATGCTGATGTTTGACAGCGTAACTCGTTTTGCCCATGCGCAAAGAGAAATTGGTCTTGCAACCGGCGAGCCTCCTGCGCAAAGAGGTTATCCTCCGAGCGTTTTTGATATGCTGCCTAAGCTTCTTGAGCGCACAGGAACAAATGATAAAGGAAGCATTACCGCCTTTTATACAGTCCTTGTTGACGGCGACGATATGGATGAGCCTATTGCTGATAAAGTGCGCGGAACTTTAGACGGACATATTGTTTTGCAGCGTTCCCTTGCAGCGCGTCAGCATTATCCTGCAATCGATATGCTTACAAGCATCAGCCGTCTTTCAAAGCGCGTTTCTGGAACTTGCACAAAAAAAGCAGTGCAGCGTGTGCGCCGTTGGATTTCTGTTTATTCAGAGCAGGAAGAAATGATAAATGCCGGTGTTTACCAAAAAGGTTCTTCCCCGGAAATTGATGAAGCCATTGACCATCATCAGGCTGTTGAAGAGTTTTTGTGCCAGGAAGAAAACTGCCATATTACAATTGAAGACACGTTGAAGTCTCTTTCTGAATTAAGTGGAATTGAAATTCCTGAAGCCGAATATTCAGAGTCTCCTGCTTGATTTTTATCTTTATGAAGAAATTTTCTTTTTCAATGCAGAAAATTCTTGACCTCAGAATCTTTGAGAAGCGTCAGGCAGAAATGGAGCTTGGCAAGGCAAATGCTGAAGTCGCAAGAATTCAGGGCGAGCTTGAATCTATTGCAAAGCGAAAAGTTTCCACAATAAAAAATTTCGACACAAATACAGATTTTCTTATTCAGGCTGAAATCCAGTCTTTTTTTTTCATGCTTGAGCAGAAGAAAGAAAAATTTTTGGAAGAGCTTGCCACGGCGCAGATTGCCGCGGATGAAAAACGCGAAGTTGTTCGTCAGGCAATGCAAAAAGTCAAGGTTCTTGAAAAGCTAAAGGAGAATAAATTCCGTCAGTGGAAGAAGGACAGCTTAAAAGCAGAGGAACTGGCAGCCGATGATATTGTGACTGCCAGAAAAAATTTGCTTTAGTATTTAAATGCGCTTCCGCCGATAAATTCCCTGATTATAGACTGCGTTGGAACTGAAGTTGCAGGAATTGTAGAGAAGCAGTTTAAGAATTGAAGCAGTCTGTTTGCTTCTGCATATTCTTTTTGGAGCGGACTTACACATCTTAAAAGCGGTTCTGCATAAACTTTCAAAACTGGAAGCTCATAGTCCAAAGCAGTGTTAAGCATCGCATCAGCATTGTTCTGGAACGGAAATATGTGAAGCTGCTCGCCTTTCTGAACGCTTTCCCACATTGCGATTGTGTCTGCCGCGCTTTTTCCTCTGTAGCGGGAATCTCTTACAATTCTTCTTATAAGCCTGTTGTCGCTTGTTGAAATTCTATTGTGGTCATCAAGATTCAACTGGGTCAATGCAGAAATGTAGATTTTAAACTTTTTATCAGCTGGAACTAAAGGTGTAAGCTTGTCATTGAGTCCGTGAATTCCTTCCATGATTAAAATATCGCTTTCTTCCAAAGTCATTGTGCCGCCTTTGAAATAGCTTACTCCGGCATGAAAATCATAAGACGGCAGTTTGATTTGTTTTCCGGCAAACAAGTCAACAAGATTCTGGTTTAAAAGCTCAATGTTCAAGGCTTCTAGGCATTCGTAGTCGTAGTTTCCGTTTTCATCTTTTGGAGTTTGCGCGCGTCCAAGATAATAGCTGTCAAGGCTTATAACTTTTGGCTTGTACCCGATTGCTTCAAGCTGCAATGCAAGTTTTTTGCTGGTTGTTGTTTTTCCGGAAGAAGATGGACCTGCTATAAGGACAATTCTTGCTGACTTTTTCTTGAGAATTTCATCTGCGATTGTAGAAATTCTTTTTGTCTGAAGAGTTTCTGTTATGTCGATAAATTCAGATTCTTTTCTGTCGTGAATCAGCTGGTTTAAACTTGCCGCGGATGTTACATTCAGTCTTTTTCCCCAGAGCTTGTATGACTTGTAAATTTCAAAGAGCTTCGGCTGGTCAACAAATTCTGTGAGTTTTTCAGGATGGCCTTTTTTAGGGAATCGCAAAAGAAATCCGTCGCTATATGGAAGCAAGTCAAAAACATTTAAAATACCTGTCGTTCCAACTAGCGGTCCAAAATACAAATCAGAAAAGCCTTCAAGCCTGTTAATCTGGACGCGGGAAGGACATCTGTAGTTCAGCTGCTTTCTGGTTTCTGTAAGTCCGAGCTCTTCAAAAAGCGAGCAGGCTTCTGAATACGAAATGAAGTCGGTCTCAATTATTTTGTCATATTTTATAATTTGCTCCATTTCATTTTTTAGCTTTAAAATATTTTCTTTTGTAAGTGGAGTTCCGAGTTCAAGCGTGTAGTAGTAGCCGTAGCCCAAGCTATGTCCGACTAAAAGTCTTTTTCCCGGGAAAATTTTGTGTGCTGCCGCCGCTAGAACAAAGCAAAGTGATCTTCTGTAGATTGAGCTTCCGTCTTTTGAGTCTGAAAAAACCGGCTCTATGCTTGAAGTTATGTTTACAGGACTGTCCAATGAGCAGATTTCATTGTTTACTTTTACTGCGACAATTTTTTTATTTTGTGCGTTGAATTTTTCAAGGAAAAGAATAGGGCGGATTTCATTTTCTGCTTCTATAAATGAATTGTCTGGAAATGTGATTTTTATTTTTTTCATGTTGTGTGCCTCCAAAATGCTTTGCTGAATTTTTAAACATGATATTTTTTATCATTTAATTATAAGGCACAAAATGCTGAAATGCAAAGAGAAATTATAGAAAGCTTATAAAAATTGTTATTTTTTTCCAAAAAGCGATTTTATAAACTCTGCGATTTTTATAAAGATATTGGCGATGAATTTTAAGATTCGCATAATCAGCGGAGGATTTTTTAATTTTTCAAGCCGTTTGTATCCTTCCATAAGTTCTTCGTCTGTAAATTCCTTGCGCTGATTGTTTTCTTCAAGCTCCATTTCAAGCTGGCGGATATTGTCAACATTTGAGTCAAGGATATTTGCATTGATTCTTTCCCAGCCTAAAGACTTTGCGGCTTCAAGTCTGCGTTCTCCTGCCACAAGCTCATAGTTGGAATTCAGCGTGATTGGATTCATAAGACCGTAACGATGCATGCTATCTTTTAATGCGGTCAAATCTCCTAAATCACGGCGAACTCTTTTTTTTACTTTTATGTCTTCAATTTTTACAAGCATTTAATTAAAAAATAGGCAATCTTTGTTTTTTAGTCAAGAAGCCAGTTTGAAAAATCATCGGAATTTCTCTGCGGCTGCAAGAGTTCATACTCGGATTCTTCCTGCCTTGTTTCAGAAGAAAGTTTTCCGCTCTTAAGAAAGCTCAAGTCAACCATCAGCGGACTGTCGTCAATTCCTTCGTCAAAATTATAGCCTGCTTTGATTCTTGCTTTTTTAAGTCTTGCGGCTCCTAAATTTCTTCCAGAATCGTCAGTATGCTTTTTGCAAGGCTCTGTCGGTTCTGTTCCTGGATAATAATATGCAGTGATTCTATTGCTTCCGCATTCAGGAGTCAGGATTCCGCCGCTTCTTGTGCAGACTTCAAGTTGAATCAAGTCTTTTGGTTTTTCGTCATAGAACGGCTTGTACGGCTTGTCTTTGTTCGCCGCATTCATAAAGTCGCCCCAGGCAACGCCAGCCAAAGTTGATCCGGTAATTGAAAGTCCTAAAGATTGTCCCGGCTTGTCGAATCCGAACCAGAAAACAGAAGTGTAATATGGCGTAAATCCTGCCGCCCAGGCATCTGCCCAGTTTTGAGTTGTTCCTGTTTTTCCTGCTACAGGCATTTGGAATGTTTTTCCGTTTGAATTTACAAAGTTGAATTTGTTTCCGCGGCCTTTTCTTTTTCCTGTAACCCAATATGTTGAGTCCCAGTCAGAGCCATATCTTAAAGTTCCGCTTGCAACAGTATTCTTCATAATTTCCTGCATTATAAATGCTGTTTCTTCTGTAAGAATCTGCTTTGATCCGTTTTTGGATTTTTGCGCGTCTGCCTGTTCTTTTCCCGGATTGAAAATTATGTTTCCGTTTTTGTCTTCAACTGAAAGAATTGCAATCGGCTTTACTTCTTTTCCGCGGTTTGCGATTGTTGCGTAGGCTTTTGCAACTTCAATTGGACGCACTGAACAGACTCCAAGACCAAACGGATAAACTGGCTCAAAGTGCCTTGCTTCAAATTCGTTTGACGGAATTCCTAGCAATGCAGAAGTTCTTTTTATTGCAGAGTCAAATCCGATTGTGTCCAAAACTTTTATTGAAGGCACATTCATGGAGTGGGCTAAAGCATACCAGAATTCAACATCGCCTTCCCACTGGCCTTTAAAGTCCTGCGGAATATAAGGAGTTCCGTCTTCTTTATGGAAAACCTGCGGCGTGTCGCTTATAATTGTTGTCATTGTAAATTTCTGGCTTTCAATTGCTTCGGAATAATAAAGCGGCTTGAAAGTTGAGCCAGGCTGAAGCTTTGCCTGCACCGCACGGATAAACTGGTTTGTCTTGTCATATTTTGAGCCGCCGACAAGCGCATCTATGTATCCTGTTGAATTTTCAATGGCAATCATTGTTCCTTCAATCGTTGTTTTTTCCGCCTTTTGCTGAATCAAGGAATTTCCTTTGTTGACGATTTCAGTCTTTAAGGATTCGATTCCGCAGACCATGGACATTACATCGATTATAGGATTTATTTCATCGCGGTAGTGATTCATTGCTGTTGCCTGGTTTCTTTGCTCGCCAAGTTTCAAGTCCGGCAAGTTGAATACAAGGCTGAAAAGTTCTGTGAGCGGAATATATTTGCTGAATGTCGCACGCTCGTGGGAATTCATTGTCCGCTGGTAAATTCTGTTTGCCGCATGGATATAATCCTGCATTACTTCTTCCGCGGCTTTTTGGTGCGAAAGATTCAATGTTGTGTTTACGGTGAATCCGCTTGTGTAAATGTCTTCTGTTCCGTAAATCATTCCGCTTAAATTTCTTCTTACATATTCACTGAACCAAGGAGCTTCGTCATTTTGCATTGCGTGCGCGGAAGCGTTTGTTCTTGTGTAGTCAAAGTTTGCCCAGTATGTGTCAAAACTGTCGTCCGCCTGCTGCTGGGAAATGTAGCCGGAATTCACCATCGCTTCAAGAACATCTTTCTGTCTTGCCATTGCCCGGTTTGGATGTTCGAATGGATTATAAAAAGAAGGATTTGAAAGCTGGATTACGAGAATTGCGGATTCCGCTGGAGTTATTTCTGTTGCATCGTGCCCAAAGTAATATTTGCTTGCCGCGTTGACTCCGTAAGTTCCGCCGCCAAAATATATTTTATTAAGGTAAAGCTCTAAGATTTCATCCTTTGAATATCTGCGCTCCATTTGGATTGCCCACCAAAGTTCCTTGAGTTTTCGCTTGACTGAATATTCCTGACGGTCGCAATACAAAGTCCCTGCGATTTGCTGGGAAAGTGTTGAGCCGCCGCCAAGCGAGTTTCTTGTAAGAACTCCGACAACTGCCCTGAACAAAGCTTTTACGCTGAATCCGTGGTGGCTGTAAAAAATGCGGTCTTCTCGTGTAAGTAATGCGTCAATCATGTGCTGCGGAAGATTTTTTAGCGCGATTATTTCACGCCGCTCATCGCTTGCAAATTCAGTTATAAGCTCGCCGTTTATGTCCAAAAGCCTTGTTGGAAGAGAAGTTTCAAAGTCTGTGAAATTTTCAGTGTTTATTGTATTCCTTGTAGCTGCAAGTCCCGCTCCAAGAAGAGAGCCAAAGACAAGCGCAAAAAAAAGCAATGCTCCGCTAATAATGAGTGGCATAGTCCCGCATTTTTTCATAACAATATATAATAGATAAAAATGTTTCTATTGTCAAACGAGCAAAATCAGGGCTAAACGCATTATAAATGTATTCATCATAAAACTGGCTCCCAGGAACCATTCCTTCGCGCAAACTTTACTTAAATTATTTATAATGCGTAAGCTACGAGCATAAGTGGCTTGTATTGACAATGTTTTTAGTTTGATATAAAACTTTCTTGTATGGAAGCTTTTTCAGAAGAGAAAAACGATGTTTTTGTTCCTCAGAAAATTTTTATGCAGCGTGCAATTGAGCTTGCGAAAAGAGGTGGCGGAAAAGTTCATCCGAATCCTCTTGTGGGCGCTGTGATTGAAAAAGACGGAAAAATCATTGCGGAAGGTTTTCATCACGAATACGGAAATCTTCATGCGGAGCGGGACGCTTTAAAAAATGCGGCTGAAAAAAATGCTTGTGTCCGCGGAGCAAATCTTTACGTTACATTGGAGCCTTGCTGCCACACAGGAAAACAGCCTCCATGTACTCAGGCAATCATAGATGCCGGCATAAAAAATGTCGTGATTGGAAGCCGCGATCCGAATTCTCTCGTAAACGGAAAAGGGGTTGCTCAGCTTGAAAATGCTGGAATAAAAATTTTCCGGGATTTTATGAAAGCTGAATGTGATTCTCTGAATGAAATTTTCTTCTATTATATAACTGCTAAGCGTCCTTTTGTGATTGTAAAATATGCACAAAGCGCGGACGGAAAAACTTCACTTTCTTCAGGCGAAAGCAAATGGATTACAAACGAAAGTTCCCGTGAATATGTTCATTATTTGCGCGGAACAACTGCGGCCGTTATGTGCGGAATTCAAACTGTTCTAAAAGATGATCCGCTTTTGACTTGCAGAATTAAAGGCGAAGAATTGAATCAGCCTGTTCGTATTGTCCTTGATACAGAGTTGAAAATTCCGCTTGAAAGCAATCTTGTAAAAACCGCGAATGAAGTTCCGCTTATAATTTTTACTTGCTCTGATTCTGCAAAAAAATCCGCCCTTGAAGAAAAAGGCGCAAAAGTAATTCAGATTGAAAAAAAAGATTCTCATATCGACATTTTGCAAGTGCTAAAAAAACTTGGCGAGTTTTCAATTGACAGCGTTCTTGTTGAATCCGGCGGCTCTCTTAATTCAAGCCTGTTTTTTTATGGCAAAGAAAAAAAATGCCTTGTAAACAAAGTTCTTTGCTTTGTCGCTCCTAAAATTTTAGGCGGAATAAATGGAACTGTGCATTCTCCGGTGCAGGGGATAGAATGCTCAAGCCTTTTGTCTTGCG contains the following coding sequences:
- a CDS encoding FliI/YscN family ATPase, whose translation is MENFFDKYIHSIERIEPIKYTGSVIGVKGLMIESKGPRSVIGEICTIHIPSIQSSVLAEVVGLEDSSVRLMAYGETKGIEVGCEVVASGHVLEVPVGLSLLGRVIDATGKPYDGKGEIFPEAYYPALASPPNPMERKPIDKRIVTGVRAIDGILTVGKGQRLGIFAGSGVGKSTLLSMIARNTNADINVIGLIGERGREVMDFIKRDLGEEGLKRSVLVVATSDQPSISRLRAAYVTTAIAEYFRDQGKDVMLMFDSVTRFAHAQREIGLATGEPPAQRGYPPSVFDMLPKLLERTGTNDKGSITAFYTVLVDGDDMDEPIADKVRGTLDGHIVLQRSLAARQHYPAIDMLTSISRLSKRVSGTCTKKAVQRVRRWISVYSEQEEMINAGVYQKGSSPEIDEAIDHHQAVEEFLCQEENCHITIEDTLKSLSELSGIEIPEAEYSESPA
- the fliJ gene encoding flagellar export protein FliJ; the protein is MKKFSFSMQKILDLRIFEKRQAEMELGKANAEVARIQGELESIAKRKVSTIKNFDTNTDFLIQAEIQSFFFMLEQKKEKFLEELATAQIAADEKREVVRQAMQKVKVLEKLKENKFRQWKKDSLKAEELAADDIVTARKNLL
- a CDS encoding nucleoside kinase; this translates as MKKIKITFPDNSFIEAENEIRPILFLEKFNAQNKKIVAVKVNNEICSLDSPVNITSSIEPVFSDSKDGSSIYRRSLCFVLAAAAHKIFPGKRLLVGHSLGYGYYYTLELGTPLTKENILKLKNEMEQIIKYDKIIETDFISYSEACSLFEELGLTETRKQLNYRCPSRVQINRLEGFSDLYFGPLVGTTGILNVFDLLPYSDGFLLRFPKKGHPEKLTEFVDQPKLFEIYKSYKLWGKRLNVTSAASLNQLIHDRKESEFIDITETLQTKRISTIADEILKKKSARIVLIAGPSSSGKTTTSKKLALQLEAIGYKPKVISLDSYYLGRAQTPKDENGNYDYECLEALNIELLNQNLVDLFAGKQIKLPSYDFHAGVSYFKGGTMTLEESDILIMEGIHGLNDKLTPLVPADKKFKIYISALTQLNLDDHNRISTSDNRLIRRIVRDSRYRGKSAADTIAMWESVQKGEQLHIFPFQNNADAMLNTALDYELPVLKVYAEPLLRCVSPLQKEYAEANRLLQFLNCFSTIPATSVPTQSIIREFIGGSAFKY
- a CDS encoding ParB N-terminal domain-containing protein, whose amino-acid sequence is MLVKIEDIKVKKRVRRDLGDLTALKDSMHRYGLMNPITLNSNYELVAGERRLEAAKSLGWERINANILDSNVDNIRQLEMELEENNQRKEFTDEELMEGYKRLEKLKNPPLIMRILKFIANIFIKIAEFIKSLFGKK
- a CDS encoding penicillin-binding protein 1A, translated to MPLIISGALLFFALVFGSLLGAGLAATRNTINTENFTDFETSLPTRLLDINGELITEFASDERREIIALKNLPQHMIDALLTREDRIFYSHHGFSVKALFRAVVGVLTRNSLGGGSTLSQQIAGTLYCDRQEYSVKRKLKELWWAIQMERRYSKDEILELYLNKIYFGGGTYGVNAASKYYFGHDATEITPAESAILVIQLSNPSFYNPFEHPNRAMARQKDVLEAMVNSGYISQQQADDSFDTYWANFDYTRTNASAHAMQNDEAPWFSEYVRRNLSGMIYGTEDIYTSGFTVNTTLNLSHQKAAEEVMQDYIHAANRIYQRTMNSHERATFSKYIPLTELFSLVFNLPDLKLGEQRNQATAMNHYRDEINPIIDVMSMVCGIESLKTEIVNKGNSLIQQKAEKTTIEGTMIAIENSTGYIDALVGGSKYDKTNQFIRAVQAKLQPGSTFKPLYYSEAIESQKFTMTTIISDTPQVFHKEDGTPYIPQDFKGQWEGDVEFWYALAHSMNVPSIKVLDTIGFDSAIKRTSALLGIPSNEFEARHFEPVYPFGLGVCSVRPIEVAKAYATIANRGKEVKPIAILSVEDKNGNIIFNPGKEQADAQKSKNGSKQILTEETAFIMQEIMKNTVASGTLRYGSDWDSTYWVTGKRKGRGNKFNFVNSNGKTFQMPVAGKTGTTQNWADAWAAGFTPYYTSVFWFGFDKPGQSLGLSITGSTLAGVAWGDFMNAANKDKPYKPFYDEKPKDLIQLEVCTRSGGILTPECGSNRITAYYYPGTEPTEPCKKHTDDSGRNLGAARLKKARIKAGYNFDEGIDDSPLMVDLSFLKSGKLSSETRQEESEYELLQPQRNSDDFSNWLLD
- the ribD gene encoding bifunctional diaminohydroxyphosphoribosylaminopyrimidine deaminase/5-amino-6-(5-phosphoribosylamino)uracil reductase RibD, coding for MEAFSEEKNDVFVPQKIFMQRAIELAKRGGGKVHPNPLVGAVIEKDGKIIAEGFHHEYGNLHAERDALKNAAEKNACVRGANLYVTLEPCCHTGKQPPCTQAIIDAGIKNVVIGSRDPNSLVNGKGVAQLENAGIKIFRDFMKAECDSLNEIFFYYITAKRPFVIVKYAQSADGKTSLSSGESKWITNESSREYVHYLRGTTAAVMCGIQTVLKDDPLLTCRIKGEELNQPVRIVLDTELKIPLESNLVKTANEVPLIIFTCSDSAKKSALEEKGAKVIQIEKKDSHIDILQVLKKLGEFSIDSVLVESGGSLNSSLFFYGKEKKCLVNKVLCFVAPKILGGINGTVHSPVQGIECSSLLSCVNLALKNVKTFSGDLLLEYDFKEPCLEE